A genomic window from Candidatus Obscuribacterales bacterium includes:
- a CDS encoding MGMT family protein — MSVYEQVYAIVCRIPKGKVLTYGLISNVLNGRLSAQGVGWAMQALAKNPNKPGKYNATNVPWHRVINSQGKLSTHKNPNILPGLQKKLLMSEGIKFDAEEKMDLPKHLWKEGLSSPDD; from the coding sequence GTGTCAGTCTACGAACAGGTCTACGCAATCGTTTGCCGCATACCCAAAGGCAAAGTGCTTACCTATGGACTCATCTCGAATGTGCTCAACGGCCGCTTGAGCGCACAAGGCGTCGGCTGGGCAATGCAAGCACTTGCAAAAAATCCCAATAAGCCGGGCAAATACAACGCAACCAATGTGCCATGGCATCGAGTAATTAACAGCCAAGGAAAACTTTCCACTCACAAGAACCCGAATATTCTGCCTGGCTTGCAGAAGAAATTGCTGATGTCCGAAGGAATAAAATTCGACGCCGAAGAAAAAATGGATCTACCGAAACACCTCTGGAAAGAGGGCTTGTCTTCGCCGGATGACTAA
- a CDS encoding mechanosensitive ion channel family protein has protein sequence MVVPLWAAGLWLILLLTRKGVLKITWHWLGVKDETLVKELSNRLDVPFQLLLVLLAALPFIRMIGGEFGQTLEKASFFIAAFLVCHVLIQSLDLLVVRWYLGKVKATSVSPAFHFLFFTVLYVSVLLLLMDAVLSMNVLPLLATSTIATAVLGLALQDTLKNIFAGLTISMEKSFRPGDWVMFKMDSGAEILGEISEIGWRSIKIRTHARNYLMVPNAQFLSQQLINLSFPNSVHAVILEIPVAKELAPHTVSQALLKALDSVKEVADDPKPSVRPGKICPDEVIYKLQYFTDKVTEKDRLNGLILEAAWQELSAIGAIAAK, from the coding sequence ATGGTTGTGCCTTTGTGGGCTGCAGGGCTCTGGCTTATTCTTCTTTTAACAAGGAAAGGTGTCTTAAAGATCACGTGGCATTGGCTGGGTGTCAAGGATGAAACGCTTGTTAAAGAGCTTAGTAATCGACTCGACGTGCCGTTTCAACTGCTTCTGGTGTTGTTAGCTGCTCTGCCATTTATTCGTATGATTGGCGGCGAGTTTGGACAGACGCTCGAGAAAGCCTCTTTCTTCATTGCAGCGTTTCTTGTCTGTCACGTACTTATTCAATCTTTGGACTTGCTGGTAGTCCGTTGGTATCTAGGCAAAGTAAAAGCGACAAGTGTTTCGCCGGCGTTTCACTTTCTGTTTTTTACTGTGTTGTATGTCTCAGTACTTTTGTTACTGATGGATGCCGTTCTGAGCATGAATGTGTTGCCACTTCTTGCAACATCAACAATTGCTACGGCTGTTTTAGGTTTAGCATTGCAGGATACACTGAAAAATATATTTGCCGGTCTAACAATCAGCATGGAAAAGAGCTTCCGCCCAGGTGATTGGGTGATGTTTAAGATGGACAGTGGTGCGGAAATCCTCGGTGAAATCAGTGAAATTGGTTGGCGTTCAATAAAAATACGCACGCATGCACGTAATTACTTGATGGTGCCGAATGCACAATTTCTGTCACAACAACTGATCAATTTGAGTTTCCCTAATTCGGTCCATGCAGTCATATTGGAAATTCCAGTGGCAAAGGAATTAGCACCACATACCGTTTCGCAAGCACTTTTGAAAGCCTTGGATTCAGTCAAGGAAGTTGCGGATGATCCAAAACCATCTGTTAGACCTGGCAAGATTTGCCCCGACGAAGTTATTTATAAGCTGCAGTATTTCACTGACAAGGTGACTGAAAAAGACCGCCTGAATGGACTTATTCTAGAAGCGGCATGGCAAGAGCTTTCTGCGATAGGCGCAATTGCTGCTAAGTGA
- a CDS encoding acyl-CoA dehydrogenase family protein codes for MNTFLSASQESLKEKYQAFAKSTIEPQAKALEEHKVSLKDFLKTVGQSGYCGITVPKEFGGQGGSLLDLILFVESACSYEPGLGMTLACHTAAIELIKKYGSETQKSRFLPLLATGEIVATVAFAEENAGTDWQAVETKAISESGKLVLDGKKVWTVNGEIAGLMVVLVRSGDKLSLLLVNLNPDAIAGGTLNCSPDKARLGLRSCFVNDVEFKSMKIAEDSLLGTDTQAIAMANYVADVAKAVLSASCIGLTEAALKESVKHARDRKQFGVNIGQFQGIQWKLADISTELEGARLQTYRAAWSHDERPENFRRFSAMAKLFASKVAKVHSGEAMQVLGTFGISADSALERFYRDAKMTEICLGTSEAQKLVLVDELGI; via the coding sequence GTGAATACGTTCTTAAGTGCATCTCAGGAATCACTGAAGGAAAAATATCAGGCTTTTGCAAAGAGCACGATCGAGCCGCAGGCAAAGGCCCTGGAAGAGCACAAAGTTTCACTGAAAGATTTTCTCAAGACAGTCGGACAATCCGGCTATTGTGGTATCACTGTTCCGAAAGAATTCGGCGGACAGGGTGGTTCGCTTCTTGATCTGATTTTGTTTGTTGAATCGGCATGTTCATATGAGCCCGGCTTGGGCATGACTCTTGCTTGTCACACGGCAGCAATTGAGCTTATCAAAAAATATGGGAGCGAAACTCAGAAATCAAGATTCTTACCGCTTCTGGCTACTGGCGAAATTGTCGCCACCGTAGCTTTTGCTGAAGAAAACGCCGGCACCGATTGGCAGGCTGTAGAAACAAAAGCAATTAGTGAATCGGGCAAGCTTGTCTTAGACGGTAAAAAAGTTTGGACCGTTAATGGTGAAATTGCCGGCTTGATGGTTGTGCTTGTTCGCTCAGGCGACAAACTTTCATTGCTCTTGGTGAATTTAAATCCGGATGCTATTGCGGGCGGAACGTTGAATTGCAGCCCTGATAAGGCACGCCTGGGTCTGCGTTCGTGCTTTGTAAACGATGTTGAGTTCAAAAGTATGAAAATTGCAGAGGACAGCTTGCTCGGCACAGACACTCAAGCGATTGCCATGGCCAATTATGTAGCCGATGTAGCGAAAGCAGTCTTATCTGCTTCTTGCATCGGACTAACCGAGGCTGCTCTCAAAGAATCAGTTAAGCATGCTCGGGATCGCAAACAATTCGGTGTCAATATCGGGCAGTTCCAAGGAATTCAGTGGAAGTTGGCCGACATATCGACTGAACTAGAAGGAGCGCGCTTGCAGACTTATAGAGCCGCTTGGTCGCACGATGAACGTCCTGAGAATTTCCGCCGCTTTTCAGCAATGGCTAAATTGTTTGCCTCAAAAGTAGCAAAAGTCCACAGTGGCGAAGCCATGCAGGTTTTGGGTACTTTCGGTATTAGTGCTGATTCTGCATTGGAGCGCTTTTACAGAGACGCAAAAATGACCGAAATATGCCTGGGTACATCAGAGGCGCAGAAGTTAGTTTTAGTGGACGAACTGGGTATATAA
- a CDS encoding aspartyl protease family protein: MRNKILALSVAFGFCISSMSAWGAAFEEGVKLFGQRNFKAAALKFDQAVKNNPNDSNAFYYRALNYQYLGDRAKASAAYQQIMQKFPYSTAAQYAQQALAQPEKPSRASRSSGTHDFQSSFGADPEQTKIHFTKQGKSLVVDAELNNRRIPVIFDTGAEDCVFGTNHLRQLGINPPTGPATGQAAGVGSAEPVKTWQMNVELKIGQIKRSNFPISVQENLPTEPLLGQSFFKDFEYTIDDSISTIELSKRGGGARASSGSDSNSVPFTQEGKELVVSVDVNGKKCQMYFDTGAEGITFTKEQARTLGLSIPEDAEQGTSMGIGGTTNSVSFTVQRMRMGPIEKSDIPVSVIEAGKMPKPLLGQTFYGGWQYTIDNQNKVIRFLRR; the protein is encoded by the coding sequence ATGAGAAACAAAATCCTCGCTTTGTCTGTCGCTTTTGGCTTTTGCATTTCTTCAATGTCCGCTTGGGGTGCTGCTTTTGAAGAAGGCGTAAAGCTTTTTGGACAGCGCAACTTCAAAGCTGCTGCGCTGAAATTCGATCAGGCGGTAAAGAATAATCCCAATGACAGTAATGCCTTTTACTACAGAGCGCTTAATTATCAATATTTGGGCGATAGAGCTAAAGCAAGTGCTGCCTACCAACAAATCATGCAAAAATTTCCTTATAGTACAGCAGCACAATATGCTCAACAAGCGCTAGCTCAGCCGGAAAAGCCGAGTCGTGCATCTAGAAGTTCGGGCACGCATGATTTTCAATCGTCTTTTGGCGCTGATCCGGAGCAGACAAAAATACACTTTACGAAACAAGGTAAGTCCTTGGTTGTTGATGCCGAGCTGAATAACAGGCGAATACCGGTAATTTTTGATACGGGTGCTGAGGATTGCGTGTTTGGTACAAATCACTTGAGGCAACTTGGTATCAATCCACCGACAGGGCCGGCAACAGGACAGGCAGCCGGCGTAGGTTCGGCAGAGCCCGTCAAAACTTGGCAGATGAACGTTGAATTGAAAATTGGTCAAATCAAGCGCTCAAATTTTCCCATCAGCGTTCAGGAAAACCTGCCTACAGAGCCACTTTTAGGACAATCATTTTTCAAAGACTTTGAATACACGATTGACGACAGCATAAGTACAATAGAGTTATCGAAACGGGGTGGTGGTGCAAGGGCGTCTTCTGGTTCAGATAGTAATTCCGTGCCGTTTACACAAGAAGGTAAAGAATTAGTAGTAAGCGTGGATGTTAACGGCAAGAAGTGTCAGATGTATTTTGATACAGGAGCCGAAGGAATTACATTCACAAAAGAGCAAGCGCGGACACTTGGACTTTCCATACCGGAAGATGCTGAGCAAGGCACAAGCATGGGAATTGGCGGCACTACTAATTCTGTCAGTTTCACAGTGCAGAGAATGCGTATGGGGCCAATTGAGAAAAGCGATATTCCGGTGAGTGTAATTGAGGCAGGTAAGATGCCGAAACCGCTTCTTGGTCAAACATTTTATGGTGGTTGGCAGTACACAATCGATAACCAGAATAAGGTAATTAGGTTTCTAAGGCGCTAG
- a CDS encoding glycosyltransferase family 2 protein has protein sequence MKKPTLSVVIIALNEERHIGDVLAAATPLADEIILVDSGSTDRTIEIAKSFNAKVIHQDWLGYGKQKNFAIAQATSDWILSLDGDEIMTPELVAEIGAVLESSRINEFDGFKIPRMLHVGGVPIAHGGFYPDRHLRLFRRGKGKFNDRLVHESVVVDGPLDNLNHALKNMAYENPQEFAQSMENFARLSAKQRLVSGASWWHTSRINELIHPGWTFVYRYFARLGFLDGSLGLQLQLAYSDYVRNKIKYLRDEIKK, from the coding sequence ATGAAAAAGCCGACTCTTTCTGTTGTGATAATTGCCCTCAATGAAGAGAGGCACATAGGCGATGTGTTGGCTGCGGCAACGCCTCTTGCAGACGAGATCATTCTCGTTGATTCCGGATCGACAGATAGAACTATTGAAATCGCAAAGAGCTTTAACGCAAAAGTCATTCATCAAGATTGGTTGGGTTACGGTAAACAAAAAAACTTTGCTATTGCGCAGGCTACCAGCGACTGGATATTGAGCCTTGATGGTGACGAGATAATGACACCGGAGCTTGTTGCAGAAATTGGTGCTGTTTTGGAAAGCTCGCGCATAAACGAATTTGATGGCTTCAAAATCCCGCGCATGCTTCATGTAGGTGGTGTGCCTATAGCGCATGGTGGATTCTACCCGGACAGGCATTTGCGCCTTTTTCGTCGCGGCAAGGGCAAGTTTAACGACCGGCTTGTGCATGAATCTGTAGTCGTTGATGGACCGCTGGATAATCTCAATCACGCTCTTAAAAATATGGCTTACGAAAACCCGCAGGAGTTTGCCCAGTCAATGGAAAACTTTGCGCGCTTGTCGGCCAAGCAGCGACTAGTGAGCGGCGCAAGCTGGTGGCATACAAGCAGAATCAATGAGTTGATTCATCCCGGTTGGACATTTGTCTATCGCTATTTCGCACGCCTGGGCTTTTTAGATGGATCACTTGGGCTGCAGTTGCAGCTTGCGTACAGTGATTACGTGCGCAATAAGATCAAATACTTGCGCGACGAAATAAAGAAATAG
- a CDS encoding KH domain-containing protein, with protein MDQERRSTYRDSRKPYQKGRRLGGYRREREYVPVSDSTAAEDLAQYVLTVLARDSSSIQFIREPIDERRLRLSVSCDPEHTGRLIGKGGKTISALRLLVKSAASRRGKKVDIDINSQGEEQHSDEY; from the coding sequence ATGGATCAAGAACGGCGCTCAACCTACAGAGACAGTCGCAAGCCTTATCAAAAAGGCCGCAGGCTAGGCGGTTACCGTCGCGAAAGAGAATATGTCCCCGTCAGTGACTCAACCGCTGCCGAGGATTTAGCGCAGTACGTCCTCACTGTGCTGGCGCGCGATTCCTCCAGTATCCAGTTCATCAGAGAACCCATCGACGAAAGACGCCTCCGCTTGTCCGTAAGTTGCGATCCCGAACATACGGGCAGACTTATCGGCAAAGGCGGCAAGACCATTTCTGCACTACGCCTGCTGGTTAAATCAGCCGCCAGCCGCCGTGGCAAAAAGGTCGACATCGATATCAACTCTCAAGGTGAAGAGCAACACTCAGACGAGTACTAG
- the rpsP gene encoding 30S ribosomal protein S16, producing the protein MVKIRLKRVGATKAPHYRIVVTDQRNRRDGMPIEEVGYYNPKSKELKVNKEAVSKWIKNGAQPTETVASLIKKAAG; encoded by the coding sequence GTGGTTAAAATCAGGCTGAAGCGCGTAGGCGCAACTAAGGCTCCACACTATAGAATAGTGGTGACCGACCAGCGCAACAGACGCGATGGCATGCCCATCGAAGAAGTGGGCTACTACAACCCAAAATCCAAAGAACTCAAAGTTAACAAAGAAGCAGTTTCAAAATGGATCAAGAACGGCGCTCAACCTACAGAGACAGTCGCAAGCCTTATCAAAAAGGCCGCAGGCTAG
- the ffh gene encoding signal recognition particle protein, which translates to MFDTLTDRLQGFIKTVRGEAKLTPENIEEAIREVRKSLLEADVSLKVVKLFISRVRQRALGIEVIESVSPGQQFIKVVHDELVTIFGGENVPINLKGEPAVVMLLGLQGSGKTTACAKLALKLKKEGKKPLMVACDIQRPAAIMQLQTLGKQIDVPVFTLPGVTDVSEIATKAISKAKEESLNPVLLDTAGRLQIDTDLMAELVIIDRLFEPGEKLLVIDSMTGQEAVTVADTFNTQLDTTGVLLTKVDGDARGGAALSVREATGRPIKFISTGEKLVDLEAFYPERMASRILGMGDVLSLVEKAQQAIDEKEAEKVAKQMMAGEFTLEMFVNAQRMMKKMGSFGDIMKMMGIGGMFGISSDQQSQIADHGEKMLGLYETAINSMTPEERRKPEIINMSRRRRIANGSGMQENALGQMLNEFDKMRTMFQQLNKMMGGGGASMLPGLFPGMPGAPKGQMPPFPGSPPAGMPKLPPANFPRKGGFSGGYRKKGKRF; encoded by the coding sequence ATGTTCGATACACTTACAGACCGCCTGCAGGGCTTTATCAAGACTGTCCGCGGCGAAGCCAAGCTAACGCCGGAAAACATCGAAGAAGCTATTCGCGAAGTGCGCAAGTCACTTCTAGAGGCAGATGTCTCCTTGAAGGTGGTAAAGCTCTTCATCAGCCGTGTGCGCCAAAGAGCACTGGGAATAGAAGTAATTGAGTCTGTTTCGCCAGGACAGCAATTCATCAAAGTCGTTCACGATGAATTGGTCACGATTTTCGGTGGCGAAAATGTGCCAATCAATCTCAAAGGCGAGCCGGCTGTCGTCATGCTGCTCGGCTTGCAAGGTTCAGGTAAAACTACTGCCTGCGCCAAGCTTGCGTTGAAGCTCAAGAAAGAAGGCAAAAAGCCTTTGATGGTCGCTTGCGATATTCAAAGACCGGCAGCCATCATGCAATTACAGACACTCGGCAAACAGATTGATGTGCCAGTGTTTACGTTACCTGGCGTTACAGACGTAAGTGAGATTGCCACCAAGGCAATAAGCAAAGCAAAAGAAGAAAGTCTAAACCCAGTACTTCTCGATACTGCCGGTCGTCTGCAAATTGATACAGATTTGATGGCAGAGTTGGTAATTATTGATCGCCTGTTTGAGCCAGGAGAAAAGCTTCTTGTAATTGACTCGATGACAGGACAAGAAGCAGTTACTGTTGCCGACACTTTCAACACGCAGTTAGACACAACAGGGGTTCTCCTAACCAAAGTTGATGGAGACGCCAGAGGTGGCGCCGCGCTTTCCGTACGCGAAGCAACCGGTCGTCCCATTAAGTTCATCAGCACCGGCGAGAAGTTGGTCGACCTAGAAGCCTTCTATCCAGAGCGCATGGCCAGCCGCATTCTTGGAATGGGTGATGTTCTATCACTTGTCGAAAAAGCGCAGCAAGCAATTGACGAAAAGGAAGCAGAGAAAGTCGCGAAGCAAATGATGGCCGGCGAATTTACTCTGGAAATGTTCGTCAACGCCCAGCGCATGATGAAGAAGATGGGATCTTTTGGCGACATCATGAAGATGATGGGCATAGGCGGCATGTTCGGAATTTCCTCCGACCAGCAATCGCAAATTGCCGACCATGGCGAGAAAATGCTGGGTCTTTATGAGACGGCTATTAACTCCATGACCCCCGAAGAGCGCCGCAAACCCGAAATTATCAACATGAGCCGCCGTCGCCGGATTGCCAACGGGTCCGGAATGCAGGAAAACGCTCTTGGGCAAATGTTAAATGAATTTGACAAGATGCGCACAATGTTTCAACAACTCAATAAAATGATGGGTGGAGGCGGCGCCTCAATGCTGCCTGGCCTTTTCCCTGGGATGCCTGGGGCTCCAAAAGGGCAAATGCCGCCCTTTCCTGGCAGTCCACCAGCAGGTATGCCTAAATTACCGCCCGCTAATTTCCCAAGAAAAGGTGGATTTAGTGGTGGATATCGAAAGAAAGGGAAACGGTTCTAA
- a CDS encoding histidine phosphatase family protein, which produces MINASSFYFARHGQTDANIQAVMCGGEWDIELNEAGIAQAKAATQLLQDTEHNIKTICASPMKRALKTAHILNEALSVPLTVVHELREWEVGEWSRKPYHQVPNLFLGSENPPGGETRQEFQDRIHRGLLASVQNEGPVLIVSHGCVWHVITKLLNMPGGLIENVSIHRINQHSDADQSILLWKSERLLPIVVNHI; this is translated from the coding sequence ATGATTAATGCCTCAAGTTTTTACTTCGCCCGTCATGGACAAACTGACGCCAATATCCAAGCCGTCATGTGTGGTGGCGAATGGGATATTGAGCTTAACGAAGCAGGCATTGCCCAAGCAAAAGCTGCAACTCAGCTATTGCAAGATACCGAGCACAACATCAAAACCATTTGCGCAAGTCCAATGAAAAGAGCTCTCAAGACAGCGCATATCCTCAATGAGGCATTGTCTGTCCCACTCACAGTTGTCCACGAATTACGTGAATGGGAAGTAGGTGAATGGTCAAGAAAACCGTATCACCAAGTACCAAATCTATTTCTTGGAAGTGAAAACCCTCCCGGTGGTGAAACCAGACAGGAGTTTCAAGACAGGATTCATCGCGGACTGTTAGCGTCCGTACAAAACGAAGGGCCAGTATTAATCGTCTCGCATGGCTGCGTTTGGCACGTCATTACAAAACTGCTCAATATGCCTGGCGGACTAATTGAAAACGTTAGCATTCACAGAATTAATCAGCACAGTGACGCAGACCAATCTATCCTCTTGTGGAAGAGCGAAAGATTGCTGCCGATTGTCGTAAATCATATATGA
- a CDS encoding HD domain-containing protein, with protein sequence MASSKRIFLDPIHHDIVLDSNNRAENLILKLIDTPEFQRLRRVHQFGISNLTFLGSEHSRFTHSVGVMHIASRLYSQLLEKAPSLTEYEPLILASALLHDVGHGPYSHVTEKIVGYNHEDWSSRIITENTGITETLRSFDKQLPEKIASVLKKTFKPHYLSDIVSSQLDCDRFDYLLRDSYMSGTAYGLFALDRILASLEIDEPNDRLVVSGEKAQTAVEHYLFARYSMYASVYFHKKNLAARAQLGLLVKRARMLAGQLNFMDEPMHKWLMNEPLDVQEYLRLDDVALTYHIKRWMDDKDPILRDLASRLINRKLFKAIRLPVKTTEEAEAIQKRAADALKKSNFDPEFYLTTDSTGIKPYELYHPDNDHPQSNIMLRTANGQIKELSSLSPTVDALVKGQFASFWLIYPAEVSDTIVRLLEPAPIA encoded by the coding sequence ATGGCCAGCAGCAAACGCATATTTCTTGATCCAATTCATCACGACATTGTTCTGGACAGCAATAATCGTGCTGAAAACCTCATCCTAAAGCTAATTGATACACCGGAATTCCAGCGCTTGCGCCGTGTGCATCAATTCGGCATTTCCAATTTGACATTTTTAGGCTCAGAACATTCACGCTTTACGCACTCGGTCGGCGTGATGCACATTGCTTCTCGTCTATATAGTCAACTTCTGGAAAAAGCGCCATCGCTTACCGAATATGAACCACTAATTCTTGCTTCGGCACTTTTGCATGACGTCGGACACGGTCCGTACAGTCACGTCACCGAAAAAATAGTCGGCTATAACCACGAAGACTGGTCAAGCCGCATTATTACCGAGAACACTGGAATCACCGAAACACTTAGAAGTTTCGATAAACAACTTCCGGAAAAGATAGCTAGTGTCTTGAAAAAGACTTTTAAGCCCCACTACTTATCCGACATCGTCTCCAGCCAACTTGACTGTGATCGTTTCGACTACTTGTTGCGCGATAGTTATATGTCCGGTACAGCCTATGGACTTTTTGCTCTCGATCGCATTCTTGCATCGCTGGAAATCGACGAACCTAATGACCGTCTCGTTGTCTCTGGAGAAAAAGCACAAACAGCAGTCGAGCACTATCTCTTCGCTCGCTATTCAATGTACGCCTCTGTTTATTTTCACAAGAAGAATCTTGCCGCACGCGCCCAATTGGGCTTACTTGTCAAACGCGCGCGCATGCTTGCCGGACAGTTAAACTTCATGGACGAGCCGATGCACAAGTGGCTAATGAATGAGCCCCTGGACGTCCAAGAATATTTACGTCTGGACGATGTGGCTCTCACGTACCACATCAAGCGTTGGATGGACGACAAAGATCCAATTCTCCGCGATCTCGCTTCACGTCTCATCAATCGCAAACTCTTTAAAGCTATTCGTCTTCCAGTAAAAACAACAGAAGAAGCCGAAGCCATTCAGAAGCGAGCTGCAGATGCGCTGAAGAAATCCAACTTTGATCCGGAATTCTATTTAACAACGGACTCAACCGGTATCAAGCCATATGAGTTATATCATCCGGACAACGATCATCCACAGTCAAATATTATGTTGCGCACAGCTAACGGACAAATCAAAGAACTATCATCACTTTCACCAACGGTAGATGCATTGGTCAAAGGGCAATTCGCCTCATTCTGGCTCATCTATCCAGCTGAAGTGTCGGACACAATTGTCCGACTTCTTGAACCTGCACCAATAGCCTAA
- a CDS encoding TlpA family protein disulfide reductase, whose translation MPALSPGTKAPTFRLTGLDKAAYVLTDTLRSEPAVVLAFFKVSCPVCQFTFPYLERLHRSYPNLPIWGISQDDTDATEGFCRMFGITFPALLDQSYELSVGYDLTNVPSIFLVGRDLVIDRTIVGFDKAELEGLNQDLSELSGMPTKALFSAADEVPALKPG comes from the coding sequence ATGCCGGCACTCAGTCCTGGAACCAAGGCACCGACATTTAGATTAACTGGGCTCGATAAAGCCGCCTATGTGTTAACTGACACTTTGCGTTCCGAGCCGGCAGTAGTTTTGGCATTTTTCAAAGTTAGCTGCCCTGTTTGTCAGTTTACATTCCCTTACCTGGAAAGACTGCACCGCAGCTATCCCAATCTGCCGATCTGGGGAATCAGTCAAGACGATACCGATGCAACGGAAGGCTTTTGCCGCATGTTCGGCATTACCTTTCCTGCCTTGCTCGATCAGAGCTACGAATTGTCCGTCGGTTATGACTTAACAAACGTGCCTTCCATCTTTCTTGTCGGACGAGATCTGGTCATCGACAGAACCATCGTCGGCTTTGACAAAGCAGAATTGGAAGGACTCAATCAAGATTTATCCGAATTATCCGGAATGCCGACAAAGGCATTATTCAGTGCGGCCGACGAAGTGCCGGCGCTGAAACCCGGCTGA